Below is a genomic region from Kazachstania africana CBS 2517 chromosome 9, complete genome.
ACCGGCGGGAGGACGTTCTGAATATTTGGAATAAACTCGTCTCTCAATAAGGTTGTGATTAAACTTGTCTTCCCTACACCGTCATCACCACATACCACAACTTTGATATGATCTTTATTCATTATTCGGTAGACGCCACTGTTATGATTTGGTTGAAACATATGTTGACTTTTTCGGTGATGCATTTTCAGGCACTGTTATCGCGATGCCTTCTTAATACGGACAGGTACTGGAGTCCAACgaatattataaaatattatgtAGAGTCATATATAAAAACTGTCAAATGATTCGAATATGGCTGGGATTAGTCTCCTACTGACGCATTGAATAGTTGATCCTTTAGCAACTCGTTTTCCATTTCAAGTTTTGCAATTCTCTTCTCAGCAGATTCCGAATCCAACTTTCTTCTCTCTCTTTCGGCATGCCATCTCCTTTGCAACTCTTCGATTCGTAGCTGCATGCCATCATACTTAGTTTCAGACGTATTAGTGGTAATGTCGTCTCTTTCGCTCAGTACAAGTCTCGTGTAAGATTCAATGATGGATTCAATAGCCGTTTCAATGAAAGTGTATAATGATTCGTATTTTGCCTCCATGGAtgtgatatttttcagtGAAGCGATATTGttgattgaattgattttgttCAGCGATTGGTTGATggaatttttttgaattattttggATAATATCTTGAAGATATTAGTTAGATGTatcattatattattattaaattttttgaaatccaTTTCGTTTACATCAGACAGCCTGGACTGTTGGGCCTTCTGCTTTAGCAATAGATGCTCCAGCAATGCATTGTTAGATTTAAGTTCATTCAACTGGTTCATAGAAGTGTCATAGTTTTTCTTATTGTCATCTAGCTGATCGAGTAATTCCTCGTTAGAAGTTTTAAGCTCATTTAGATCAGTTTTTAATTGAGCTACtaaatcttcaaagtttTTGTTCGTTGAAGTCAATTCATTTATCTGTACGTCTAACTGGTTTGTAAGGTTTTCCCAGTTTTGCTCTTTTAGTTTCGAgagttttttcaaatcgtGAAGTTCTTTTATGAGATTTCTTTGCTGAATTTCATCCTGTTTCAACGATTCACTCTCGTTTAATTTGTAAGTGATTCTCGCTATTTCATTGTCTTTATCCTTATTGCtttgtttcaaagatttgatcaaattattcaaaagttCACTTTGTTCTTGGTATGATTTTAGAAGGGTTAATTTGTTAAAGTCGGATTCATTTTCCTTATACTTGGATGCAATGTCACTAAGAAGGTCTTGTTGCcttgataatttcaatatcagcAATTGTTCTAGCTCAGAAGACCTGGATAACTTAGTCCTAATTCCCTTAATAAATTTGTCGTATTCCTGATGTAAATCTTCTATAACAAGTTCCATCTTAGAGTCAACACCCTGTGACGTGTTTTCTCGATTTCTTTCTGTGTCAGCTTCGTAACTTTCATCCATGCTACG
It encodes:
- the SPC72 gene encoding gamma-tubulin complex subunit SPC72 (similar to Saccharomyces cerevisiae SPC72 (YAL047C); ancestral locus Anc_7.21) is translated as MKVSRKAREMHDSQLGKRDLATSFDQLKAPNLSIDHSMVSTPKKSRMDLHASAMESSPISLRYNKKPFSRDAGKENDAIGFGSFKNVSQSFEDLNDSNSGILQSECHQIRETSKLPADTQSLPNNSGEDTEGKLRNITEKLADLFENKNTNKNTSDDEPVIEGEDDDDLSTYEIPRLRESMTPWRKKSSNRQSIVSSQSTVISQPLFDNVTHPQTKADVNLGEFKNLQAQLTMYKVKVNALYEIIKQSNLSENNNEFFNNLLNTIQQDEEILGLKRNVQGLNNKLNARDEKIQDLNNQLIETRDEYTTTLNYTDEFLKNTDLMSTVLDNILDLLINRDMGLNSPMIKDLVKAKTSGSSFIMNKLNVLEKSLTYLFDKIQNKMSRSMDESYEADTERNRENTSQGVDSKMELVIEDLHQEYDKFIKGIRTKLSRSSELEQLLILKLSRQQDLLSDIASKYKENESDFNKLTLLKSYQEQSELLNNLIKSLKQSNKDKDNEIARITYKLNESESLKQDEIQQRNLIKELHDLKKLSKLKEQNWENLTNQLDVQINELTSTNKNFEDLVAQLKTDLNELKTSNEELLDQLDDNKKNYDTSMNQLNELKSNNALLEHLLLKQKAQQSRLSDVNEMDFKKFNNNIMIHLTNIFKILSKIIQKNSINQSLNKINSINNIASLKNITSMEAKYESLYTFIETAIESIIESYTRLVLSERDDITTNTSETKYDGMQLRIEELQRRWHAERERRKLDSESAEKRIAKLEMENELLKDQLFNASVGD